From Streptomyces qinzhouensis, one genomic window encodes:
- a CDS encoding S8 family serine peptidase: MRRRTTALLSLVTLAAVLPAPTALADPTAPAAGSGGAGGGATALPGMPDRIPQGQDGCTTHRGRPTPAAPWTRRALGLDQVWKLSQGRGTTVAVVGTGVSAAPAVLAGRVTALGAAGKDCVGRGTFQAGLVAGASLPGQGFAGVAPAARILAVRGTGERGEPDPALLAAGVRQAAEAGADVITVTAPLDGSAPAVRAAMAAAARSDSLVIVPAAADGAPSGAAEGPPAPAPPPEALAVLDTGPQGARNPAAPGYTRADLTAPGAALIGPGPAGDGKWTASGSSLAAALTAGAAALVRSYHPKLRADEVRERLLSGAYPGAGLPALDPYGAVSGIARPAAAAPAKERPVALPEQSDTSGARSTSLLVVAVSLGTILVVAFAAAVLPRGRARNWRPGRYEADRRGT, encoded by the coding sequence TTGCGCCGCCGTACCACCGCGCTGCTCAGTCTGGTCACGCTCGCCGCGGTGCTGCCCGCGCCCACCGCGCTCGCGGACCCCACCGCTCCCGCCGCCGGGTCCGGCGGGGCCGGGGGAGGAGCCACCGCCCTGCCGGGCATGCCGGACCGGATCCCCCAGGGGCAGGACGGCTGTACCACCCACCGGGGCCGGCCGACCCCGGCCGCCCCCTGGACGCGCCGCGCCCTGGGCCTGGACCAGGTGTGGAAGCTGTCCCAGGGGCGGGGTACGACGGTCGCGGTGGTCGGAACGGGTGTCAGCGCCGCGCCCGCGGTGCTGGCGGGCCGGGTCACCGCCCTGGGCGCGGCCGGTAAGGACTGCGTGGGCCGCGGCACGTTCCAGGCCGGGCTGGTCGCCGGGGCGAGCCTGCCCGGGCAGGGCTTCGCCGGAGTGGCGCCCGCGGCGCGGATCCTGGCGGTCCGGGGCACGGGGGAGCGGGGCGAGCCGGACCCGGCCCTGCTCGCGGCCGGGGTCCGGCAGGCCGCCGAGGCGGGCGCCGATGTGATCACCGTGACCGCGCCGCTGGACGGTTCCGCCCCGGCGGTACGGGCGGCGATGGCCGCCGCCGCCCGCAGCGACAGCCTGGTGATCGTCCCGGCCGCCGCGGACGGCGCTCCGTCGGGGGCGGCCGAGGGGCCGCCCGCCCCGGCACCGCCGCCCGAGGCACTGGCGGTTCTGGACACCGGTCCGCAGGGGGCCCGGAACCCGGCGGCCCCCGGGTACACCCGCGCCGATCTCACGGCGCCCGGCGCGGCGCTGATCGGCCCGGGCCCGGCCGGTGACGGGAAGTGGACCGCCTCGGGCTCCTCCCTGGCCGCGGCGCTGACGGCGGGCGCGGCGGCGCTGGTCCGCTCCTACCACCCGAAGCTACGGGCGGACGAGGTACGGGAGCGGCTGCTGTCCGGCGCCTATCCGGGCGCCGGGCTGCCCGCTCTCGACCCGTACGGCGCGGTGTCCGGGATCGCCCGGCCCGCGGCGGCCGCCCCGGCGAAGGAGCGGCCGGTCGCCCTGCCGGAACAGTCCGACACCTCGGGCGCGCGCTCCACCTCGCTGCTGGTCGTGGCCGTTTCGCTGGGCACGATCCTGGTGGTGGCGTTCGCGGCGGCGGTCCTCCCCCGGGGCCGGGCCCGCAACTGGCGCCCCGGCCGCTACGAAGCGGACCGCCGCGGCACCTGA